A segment of the Pseudomonadota bacterium genome:
TGCTTGCGTATCCATCGGCGAATCGTTTCATTCGATACGCGGCACATCTGTGCGACCTGCTTGACGGAAAAAACCCGCTCGGACGATGGCTTTTTCATTTTTTCCCCTTTTACAGATCCATCATAGTTGAACTTTTATAATAATATAGCATTTTTGCCCGTTTCGTCAAGTCCGATTGGAAACTACAGCCGTGGAGGGCGTGGCGTCAATTCAGCGTTTTTCGGACGTTGCTACGGTTTCGGTCGCCGCAGCCGGGGCTTGGAAATCAGTCGCTGATCTGTCCTGACAGGTACTCGGAGATGATGTTCCAGTTGTCGATGGTCCGAGATTTTCGGCAGCCCCAGACGTTGCAGAGCGCGACGATGTGGCTGTCCGTGCGCGCGGGGGACAGGAACAGCTTCACGAGATCGCCGCCGTTCGGCGATATCGCAGGATCGCAGTGGCACTTCGCGAGGACGGGGAGCAGCACGTTGCAGATTGGGCAGCGCACGTTGAGCTTCGTGCCGGCCGGCCAGTCCGTCTTGCCCTTCTTCGAGCTGTCGCCGTGGAACGGGGAGAGGTATACGATGCCCGCGTTGCCGCGGCCGTCCGTGAGCTGGAGCTTGATCCCGGGGTAGCCGTCGAACATCTCGTTGTCGTTGTCGACGAGGTTGTGGCCGTTCTGGCAGAACGCCTGCGTGACCACGATGAAAACGTCGTCGACGTGCTTGATCGACGATTCCGGAGGAGGCACGGAGGCGATCTTCAGGCGGCCCTTGTCGACGTCCTTTTTCGGCATGGCGCTCCTCTCACAGGCGCATCACTCTAGCGCGGTGATGATCACACCTATTCCAGTCGACAGCAGGAAGTCAAGGCGCAAAGAATGCGTTTCGCGTTCAGTCGGCGGCGGGTTTCGAGGCGCGCCCCACGAGCTTGCGGTACAGGTGCTTCCCGAGGCTGTCGATCATGAGGCGCTCGACGCGGTTCTCGATGTCGCCCCGCTGGGTGTCGTTCTCGTACAGGAACTTGATGCCCATCCCCGCCGGCTCGTCGGCGGTCGCGGTTTCGCTGGAGACGATCCACTGGACCTTGCCGCGCAGGACGATGGGGTTGTCGAGCGTCGGGATGACGAGCTTGAAGAGGAACTCCGTCCCAATGTCCAGCGGCTTCTGCGTCTTGATGAAGGTCCCGCCGCGGCTGATGTTGCGGGTGTAGTCGGCGAAGAACGTGTTGAGCCTGCGGTACTCGACCTTCAGCTCGATGGGAGCTCTCGGGTAGTCCCTTCGATCGGAATTGTCGTCGTCCAAAGCAGAATCCTCACTTTGCTGCGTTACGCAAATCCGCCAACGCAGTATAGCGCAGCCGGCCATGGCAGATCCAGTATCCCGGTACGCCTGCCGGAGGTTCGATTGACCTCGCCCCGCATTTGGGCCAGAAGAGGTGCCATGAAGCTGTTCGTCAAGACGTTCGGCTGCCAGATGAACGCCCACGACACCGCGCGGATCTTCGACATCATGCGGCGCGCGGGCTACGCGCGGACCGACGATCCCCGGGAGGCGGACGTCGCGCTCGTCAACAGCTGCACGGTCCGGGAGAAGGCGTGGCACAAGGCGATCTCCGAGACGGGGCGCCTCCGGCTGCTGAAGGGGCGCGCTCGCGACGTCGTCGTCGGCATCGTCGGATGCGTCGCGGA
Coding sequences within it:
- a CDS encoding TIGR02266 family protein, producing MDDDNSDRRDYPRAPIELKVEYRRLNTFFADYTRNISRGGTFIKTQKPLDIGTEFLFKLVIPTLDNPIVLRGKVQWIVSSETATADEPAGMGIKFLYENDTQRGDIENRVERLMIDSLGKHLYRKLVGRASKPAAD